In Candidatus Binatota bacterium, the sequence CTGCTCGGAAAACCCTGATTCTCTCAAGCCCGGCCGCGAGAAAACTGTTGTCCAGGCGGTGAGCCTGATGGAAAAAGAGTTTGGCGTGACCTACGACGACAACGGGCTCTGGAGCCACCTCGGTAAATAATCCGGGGCTACGTCAGTGCGGCGGGGATCGCGCAGCGAAGTGTCAAGCCTCGTGCTCGCTTCCCCTGAGCGCCGGCATGCCGGAATCATCGGCGAGAAACACCAGCCCGCCCACCGCCGACGAGGCCAGCAGCACGATCAGCCACAACAGCCCCAGCGCTATGCCCAGCTCGGGCGAAACCCCGGCGTGAACAATAAACCACACGTACCCGCCCTCCCTTATTCCCAAGCCAGCCAAGCTCACCGGCAGGGCTGACAGTATCGTCACCAGTGGGTGGAAGACGAAGTAATAAGCCAGCGGCAGGTTCAGGCCCAGGCCGGTGCCCAGCATGTAAAGCGTAAGTACCTGCAGGCTGTGAAAGGCCAGCGACACCCATGCCGCCTTCAACAACAGCCCACGGTCGAACCAGAACGGGGCGAGATCGTCTTCGAGCAAGCGCCGTATTCGATTCGTGTCGCCCAGCAAGCGTCGCGCGATCATGGGAATGAGCCACCAGCCCACCAGCATGGCCAGGCCCAGGGCCCAGGTGAGCCAGACCAACCACGGCGGCAAACTGAAGCGGCCCCACACGCCGATGGCCACCACCGCCACCACCACCAGCATGGCCAGTCCTGACAGGCGGTCGAACAACACCGTGTTGAGGGCCACCGCGCGCCGGCCGTCGGTACGGCCAAGATAGAGGGCGCGCACAACGTCACCGCCCAGGGTGCTTGGGCCGAACAGGTTGAAGAACATGCCGATAAAGTAAAAACGGGTAACGGAGACCAGCCCGGCGTGAAAACCCACGCGTTCTGATATGACGCGCCAGCGCCAGGCAGTCATTAACTGGCCGGACAGGTAGAGCAGTACCGCTCCGATCACGACCAGCGGGTCGACCTGCAGGAGCGCAGCCACCAGCAAGCTGGGATCACCCACCTGTCGATAGACCAGGTAGCCAGCCAGCAGCGATACGGCCAACTTGAGCGGTGTTCCCCAGCCCATTTTGCCGCCCATCGTACTGTCCCCGAAAACGCTCATCCCCCTATCTGGATACCAGCCAGCGGCCCTGTCCTCAATACCCCCGCTGATGACCGGGCCTAAATATTTCCTGGACACCTTGACAGGCGAGGCCTGCAACGGAAGAATAACGCGTTACAAAAAGCTCCAAGGAGGATGCACCCCAATGGGATCGAAGGCACGTTACGCCTCAGCCATCGTTGCGATCCTTGCCCTTTACGTGGCTTCCTGCGTTGACCCGCAGGAAGTTACCGACATAAAGGCCAAGGTCGACGAGGTACAGGCACAACAAAAAGACATGATAGGAAAACTGGCAGGCTTGGCGGCCGGTCAGAAAACAATACTGGCCAAAGGGCCGGCCGCTGCTGCGCGACCGTCCAAGCCCAAGGACGACCCGAACAAGGTCTACCCGGTAAAGAAGGGCAACTCGTTCTGGAAAGGCGCCGCGAACCCGACCGTTACGGTGGTCGAGTTCTCGGACTTTCAATGACCATTCTGTGCACAAACCACCAGTTTGGTGGATCAGGTAGTCAAGGAATTCCCCAACGACGTACAGTTTGTCTTCAAGAACTACCCCCTGCCGTTTCATAAGCAGGCCATGCCTGCCGCGAAGGCTGCTGTTGCAGCCGGCAACCAGGGCAAGTTCTGGGAGATGCACGACAAGATCTTCGAAAACTACCGGGCCCTGAGCGCGGAGTTCTTCGTCAAGGCCGCCGGCGAGATCGAGGGTTTGGACGTTGAGAAGTTCAAGACTGACATGGACTCGCCCAAGACCCAGGCGCTGATAGTCGAAGAGATGAAAGAGGCGGG encodes:
- a CDS encoding flippase-like domain-containing protein yields the protein MSVFGDSTMGGKMGWGTPLKLAVSLLAGYLVYRQVGDPSLLVAALLQVDPLVVIGAVLLYLSGQLMTAWRWRVISERVGFHAGLVSVTRFYFIGMFFNLFGPSTLGGDVVRALYLGRTDGRRAVALNTVLFDRLSGLAMLVVVAVVAIGVWGRFSLPPWLVWLTWALGLAMLVGWWLIPMIARRLLGDTNRIRRLLEDDLAPFWFDRGLLLKAAWVSLAFHSLQVLTLYMLGTGLGLNLPLAYYFVFHPLVTILSALPVSLAGLGIREGGYVWFIVHAGVSPELGIALGLLWLIVLLASSAVGGLVFLADDSGMPALRGSEHEA